In Terriglobales bacterium, the genomic window CGTGGCGGGCCATGTCACCGTGGGGAATTGAACTTTGGTGTAGAAATGGCTAGAACGCGGTGCTCATGAACGAGCTTTCTCCCCGGCTGCCACGCGCAACCGCTCCTGCCTTTCCGCTTCGACCCCGGCGCGGGCCACGGCGGCGCGCAAGGGGGGCGCCGGTAGCTGCGGCGGCTTCACTGAAACGGGCGGACTGGCCAGAACCGTTTGACGCGCGTGCAGGACCACGTACTTGCCCCGTCCGACAAGGTACTTGGCGAGCGTGACCGCAACCTTGCGTAGCAGCACGCGGGCTGCATACGGGAAGCCGTTCAGGCGATCGCTCTCAACGTCAATGACCCCGATCACATGCGCCCCGATCTTAATGGGCATCACCAGCTCGGAACGGGTTTCCGAAAACACTTTGACGTACTGCCGATCACGCGACACGTCGGGCACGACCTTGGCTTCGCCCGTTTTTGCAGCTTGACCGACATTGCCCTCACCGAGCCGCATAGAATCGCAGCGCGGCGCGGGTCCCGCGGAGGCCACGCGGAGCACACGTTCCCCGGCGGCAATGAACATGGTGACGGCGAAATATTGCCTTCCGCTTTGCAGTAGCTGGGCGAACTGTTCGAGCGGCGACTGCGGAAGGTGCGCGCCACGAATCGGGCGCAAACCACGAACGCGAGGCGCCATCCGAAGTTTCGGCGCCAGCACTTGCTCGATGGCCACGAGCACTTCACGCGCAGAACGATAAGTTTTCACGGCGAGTCCTGGACGAGGGGAATAGGGGGTAAGTCTAATGGCGTAGAGAGGCAGGGTCAACGGAAACAGGAGTTGAGGCGCAAGCGTCAGGCTTCGGGCCGAATTGGGATTCCGATAGAATGCTTGGGCTGGTGCAAGGGATGAGGAGGCGTCGTGAAGAAGAAGATCGTACTGGCGCTGATTTGTTTGTGCGCGCAACCGCTGTTATCGCAGGTTCCAGAGGGGGTTGGACAGGGTTGGGACGGCGAATGGAAGCATGTTTCCAGCCAGTTGATCGCGTTGGCAGAGGCCACGCCGGCCGACAAGTTCGCCTGGCGGCCGGCGCCGGGTGTGCGTTCGACGAGCGAGGTGTACATGCACATCGCGATCGCGAATTTCTATTTTCTGAGCGTGCTGGGCCAGAAGATGCCGGCGGAAATCAAGCAAGGCACAGAAAAAGAAATCACCGCGAAAGCCGACGTGATGGCGTGGTTGAAGCGTTCGCTGGATGCGGTACAGTCCGCCCATGCCGCTGAAAAACCCAAGGAAATGGAACGAAAGGTCACCTTTCTGAAGCGCGAGACGACGGCGGACGCACTGTATCTCCGCGCCATCGTGCACTCGAACGAGCACATGGGGCAGTTGGTGGCCTACGCGCGCACGTCCGGCGTTGTGCCGCCGTGGTCGAAGTAATCGTGGGCATTTAGCTGAGGAATGAAAAACGATCGATGCGGACCGCGACACCCACCACGCTCTCGATGCGTTCCGTCCGGATGATGGTGCCGCGACAGATTCCGGTGGCGACGCCGGCTTCGGTCACTTCCTCCGGCAGGTCGAGCACAAAGTCGATCTGCTTGCCTTCGCGCCAGTCGTTGGTCTCGGCGTAGAAATACACGCCCGCCGGGCTGATGTCCTTAGTGACGGCAAAGACGGTCCTGCCGGTTTCATCGGCCCGCCGCACGGGAATCTGAGTGGCTACACGGCGAGCGCGGCGGCGTTCGACATCCGACGTCATGTTTCCGCCTTGAAAGAGAGTTCCTGGCTGGTGTGAACGTATCTTGCCACGGGGAAAATGTCCATTCTGAGAACCTAGGCAATTACCAACTCTTCCCGATTTGCAACATCGCGGCAAGAAAAAACGCAAGATCGCGGCGCCGGCCCGTCTCGCATGCAGGGACCATACGCATGCGGATCAACGCCCTTTTGTTCACCCGGGATTTCCTTCTGCAGCAAGCTGTCGAGCGGGCAGTACAGGAATTCGGCATCCAATCCGAACACCATGCCAGCGGACAAAAGGTCCTGCAGCGAGTGGCGGAATGGAAGTTCGCTTCCGTGATCACTGACTTTGATCATTACGACGGAGTCTCCCTGCTGGAGACGACGCGACTGGAAGGGCGTAACCGCAATACCATCGCCATTGCCCTGACTCGGCCGGGCTCGAACATGGGATCGGCATTCCGCAGCGGCGCCAATTTCATGCTGGTGAAGCCCATCACTCGGGAGCGCGTC contains:
- a CDS encoding PilZ domain-containing protein yields the protein MTSDVERRRARRVATQIPVRRADETGRTVFAVTKDISPAGVYFYAETNDWREGKQIDFVLDLPEEVTEAGVATGICRGTIIRTERIESVVGVAVRIDRFSFLS
- a CDS encoding DinB family protein codes for the protein MKKKIVLALICLCAQPLLSQVPEGVGQGWDGEWKHVSSQLIALAEATPADKFAWRPAPGVRSTSEVYMHIAIANFYFLSVLGQKMPAEIKQGTEKEITAKADVMAWLKRSLDAVQSAHAAEKPKEMERKVTFLKRETTADALYLRAIVHSNEHMGQLVAYARTSGVVPPWSK
- a CDS encoding GAF domain-containing protein, which encodes MKTYRSAREVLVAIEQVLAPKLRMAPRVRGLRPIRGAHLPQSPLEQFAQLLQSGRQYFAVTMFIAAGERVLRVASAGPAPRCDSMRLGEGNVGQAAKTGEAKVVPDVSRDRQYVKVFSETRSELVMPIKIGAHVIGVIDVESDRLNGFPYAARVLLRKVAVTLAKYLVGRGKYVVLHARQTVLASPPVSVKPPQLPAPPLRAAVARAGVEAERQERLRVAAGEKARS